The proteins below come from a single Caenibius sp. WL genomic window:
- a CDS encoding 12-oxophytodienoate reductase encodes MTDPLFTPFAVGGMELPNRVVMAPMGQGKAPGGMPDPGYADYFARRAQGGVGLIISGATAVNHPAAAFDENEPHFHGAALAEWGRAVAAVHAAGGRIMPQLAHAGLQGLAPVAPPWSGIGPSAVWMPAATLGADAGPERIEGQPMTLADIESVVAAFAQAARDAVALGFDGIEIHGAHGFLIDQFLWPHTNRRPDHYGQDRARFAAEIVAACRAVVGPGFPISFRFSQFKMTDYAARVAQTPEELEALVRPLVDAGVDLFDCSLRRFWRPEFAGSAMNLAGWIRKLGGRPTVAGGGIGLAKTAMEYGQEGIYATVAESSLAHLDDVRERIVRGEFDLIALGRSILGDAAWAAKVREGAHDTLQPYRPEVLIGLN; translated from the coding sequence ATGACCGATCCGCTTTTCACCCCTTTCGCCGTGGGCGGCATGGAACTGCCCAACCGTGTGGTCATGGCCCCGATGGGCCAGGGCAAGGCGCCGGGCGGAATGCCCGATCCGGGCTATGCCGATTATTTCGCCCGCCGTGCGCAGGGCGGGGTCGGCCTGATTATTTCGGGCGCGACCGCCGTGAATCACCCCGCCGCCGCCTTCGACGAGAACGAGCCCCATTTTCATGGCGCGGCGCTGGCCGAATGGGGCCGCGCGGTGGCAGCCGTCCATGCAGCGGGCGGCCGTATCATGCCGCAGCTCGCCCATGCCGGATTGCAGGGGCTGGCCCCGGTTGCCCCGCCATGGTCGGGCATCGGCCCTTCGGCGGTGTGGATGCCCGCCGCAACGCTGGGCGCCGACGCGGGGCCCGAACGGATCGAAGGCCAGCCGATGACGCTGGCCGATATCGAATCGGTGGTGGCCGCTTTCGCCCAGGCGGCGCGGGATGCGGTGGCGCTGGGCTTCGACGGGATCGAAATCCACGGCGCGCACGGGTTCCTGATCGATCAGTTCCTCTGGCCGCATACCAATCGCCGCCCCGATCACTACGGGCAGGACCGGGCCCGGTTCGCGGCGGAAATCGTGGCCGCCTGCCGCGCGGTGGTGGGGCCGGGCTTCCCGATCAGCTTCCGCTTTTCACAGTTCAAGATGACCGATTACGCTGCCCGCGTGGCGCAGACGCCGGAAGAACTGGAAGCGCTGGTCCGCCCGCTGGTCGATGCCGGGGTCGATCTGTTCGACTGTTCGCTGCGCCGCTTCTGGCGCCCGGAATTCGCAGGCAGCGCGATGAACCTTGCCGGATGGATCAGGAAACTGGGCGGCCGCCCCACAGTGGCGGGCGGCGGCATCGGCCTGGCCAAGACGGCGATGGAATACGGGCAGGAAGGAATTTACGCGACAGTCGCCGAATCCTCCCTCGCCCATCTCGACGATGTGCGCGAACGGATCGTGCGCGGCGAATTCGACCTGATCGCGCTGGGCCGTTCGATCCTGGGCGATGCCGCCTGGGCCGCCAAAGTGCGCGAAGGCGCGCACGACACGCTGCAACCCTATCGCCCCGAAGTGCTGATCGGCCTGAACTGA
- the serS gene encoding serine--tRNA ligase, whose product MHDLRFIRENPDAFDAGLARRGVAPAAAAILELDRVRRDAATRAQESQSRRNDASKLIGQAMAQGDKDKAEALKAEVADLKQTLPALEEEERTASARLNDMLAGLPNLPHDDVPPGEDEAANVETARWGAPPAFAFTAQEHADIGPALGLDFETAAAISGARFAFLKGQMARLQRALAQFMLDKQTVENGYMECAVPLLVRDDAVFGTGQLPKFSEDLFQTTDGRWLIPTAEVSLTNAVREQILGSMDQPIRMTALTPCFRSEAGAAGRDTRGYIRQHQFEKVELVSVCRPDQWQAEHDHMVHAAQSVLEALDLPYRTMLLCAGDMGATAKKTYDLEVWLPGQNAYREISSISWCGDYQARRMNARFRPQGEKRTEFVHTLNGSGLAVGRTLVAVLENYQNADGSVTVPPALLPYTGGLAKLEPAA is encoded by the coding sequence ATGCATGACCTCCGTTTCATTCGCGAAAATCCCGACGCCTTCGATGCGGGCCTTGCCCGCCGCGGCGTAGCCCCCGCCGCCGCCGCGATCCTTGAGCTTGACCGGGTGCGGCGCGATGCCGCCACGCGGGCGCAGGAATCGCAAAGCCGCCGCAACGACGCATCCAAGCTGATCGGCCAAGCGATGGCGCAGGGCGACAAGGACAAGGCCGAAGCGCTGAAAGCCGAAGTCGCCGATTTGAAGCAGACTCTGCCCGCGCTGGAAGAGGAAGAACGCACCGCCAGCGCGCGGTTGAACGACATGCTGGCGGGCCTGCCCAATCTGCCGCACGATGACGTGCCGCCGGGCGAGGACGAGGCCGCGAATGTCGAAACGGCGCGCTGGGGCGCCCCGCCCGCATTCGCTTTCACGGCGCAGGAACACGCCGATATCGGCCCGGCGCTCGGCCTCGATTTCGAAACCGCCGCCGCCATTTCCGGCGCGCGCTTCGCGTTCCTCAAAGGCCAGATGGCCCGCCTGCAACGCGCCCTGGCCCAGTTCATGCTGGACAAGCAGACTGTCGAAAACGGCTACATGGAATGCGCCGTGCCGCTACTGGTGCGCGATGATGCCGTGTTCGGCACCGGGCAATTGCCGAAATTTTCCGAAGACCTGTTCCAGACGACCGATGGCCGCTGGCTGATTCCGACAGCGGAAGTCTCGCTCACCAATGCGGTGCGCGAACAGATTCTCGGCTCTATGGACCAGCCGATCCGCATGACCGCGCTGACCCCCTGCTTCCGCAGCGAAGCGGGCGCGGCCGGGCGCGACACGCGCGGCTATATCCGCCAGCACCAGTTCGAAAAGGTCGAACTGGTCAGCGTGTGCCGCCCCGATCAATGGCAGGCGGAACACGATCATATGGTCCACGCGGCGCAAAGCGTGCTTGAAGCGCTGGACCTGCCCTACCGCACGATGCTGCTCTGCGCGGGCGATATGGGGGCGACGGCGAAGAAGACATACGATCTCGAAGTCTGGCTGCCGGGGCAGAACGCCTATCGCGAGATTTCCTCGATCAGCTGGTGCGGCGATTATCAGGCCCGCCGGATGAACGCCCGCTTCCGCCCCCAGGGGGAGAAGCGCACCGAATTCGTCCACACGCTCAACGGTTCGGGGCTGGCTGTCGGCCGCACACTGGTGGCGGTGCTGGAAAACTACCAGAACGCGGATGGCTCCGTCACCGTGCCCCCCGCCCTGCTGCCTTACACCGGCGGCCTCGCCAAGCTGGAGCCTGCCGCCTGA
- the surE gene encoding 5'/3'-nucleotidase SurE, with translation MRILLTNDDGIHASGLRVLEAIARQFSDDIWVCAPSEEQSGAGHSLSLSRPVRLRRHGERRFSVTGTPTDSVMLALNQVLDSPPDLILSGINRGANLGDDVTYSGTVSAAIEGTLAGVRSIALSQVYAREGMADTVPFAAAEAWGAKVIAPLLDAPFAERTLVNVNFPPVAAEDVKGIRVVRQGFHDYARTTVVEGRDPRGFPYYWFGLHGIEHTPAQSTDLEAIADGYVSVTPLMLDLTHDASLAGLSGRYSE, from the coding sequence ATGCGTATCCTGCTGACCAACGACGATGGCATTCATGCCAGCGGATTGCGCGTGCTGGAGGCGATCGCCCGGCAATTTAGCGACGATATCTGGGTCTGCGCCCCCTCCGAAGAACAATCGGGCGCGGGCCATTCGCTGTCGCTGTCCCGCCCGGTGCGCCTGCGCCGCCATGGCGAACGGCGTTTCTCCGTTACCGGCACGCCGACCGATTCGGTCATGCTCGCGCTCAACCAGGTGCTCGATTCCCCGCCCGACCTGATCCTTTCAGGCATCAATCGCGGCGCCAATCTGGGCGATGACGTGACGTATTCGGGCACTGTTTCCGCCGCGATCGAAGGAACGCTGGCGGGCGTGCGCTCCATCGCGCTCAGCCAGGTCTATGCCCGCGAAGGCATGGCCGACACCGTGCCTTTCGCCGCCGCCGAGGCATGGGGGGCCAAAGTGATCGCGCCGCTGCTCGACGCGCCGTTCGCCGAACGCACGCTGGTCAATGTCAATTTCCCGCCTGTCGCCGCAGAAGACGTCAAGGGCATCCGCGTGGTCCGGCAGGGTTTCCACGATTATGCCCGCACCACCGTGGTTGAAGGGCGCGATCCGCGCGGCTTCCCCTATTATTGGTTCGGCCTTCATGGTATCGAGCATACGCCTGCCCAGAGCACCGATTTGGAGGCGATTGCAGATGGTTACGTGTCGGTCACGCCGCTGATGCTCGATCTGACCCACGATGCCTCGCTGGCCGGTCTATCAGGCAGGTACAGCGAATGA
- a CDS encoding LysM peptidoglycan-binding domain-containing M23 family metallopeptidase, with product MKRALLAAMAALLVAASPADETRHTVRDGETLNGIANRAGVSPAALAEANKLTPPYAVRVGQVLVIPRGAKRASAPASKPASGTSGSAYVVKDGETLNGIANRAGVSPAALAAANKLTPPYAVRVGQRLTLPRRSAAAAPAAKPAGERPAPAPASARSALRIDTETSHVVKPGETFNGIAIRTGIPRSVLAQANGLTAPYVVKVGQRLRIPRQRTHVVAEGETGFGIAFKYGVPYDDILTANGLGKDAVIKTGQKLVIPAMVHDARAKEAARASQEAAAAARAAATDSGFRWPLTGKVITRFDAQAGHRGIDIDATLGQAVAASKAGKVIYAGEEPVRYGKVVVLEHDGQWYSAYAHLLSIGVAKGETVKAGDVVGHAGSSGEATQPQLHFELRQANRPIDPLTKLP from the coding sequence ATGAAGCGGGCGCTGCTTGCCGCCATGGCGGCTCTGCTGGTCGCCGCCTCCCCCGCCGATGAAACACGCCACACCGTCCGCGACGGCGAAACGCTGAACGGCATCGCCAATCGCGCCGGGGTTTCGCCCGCCGCCCTGGCCGAAGCGAACAAGCTCACGCCGCCCTATGCCGTGCGCGTGGGGCAGGTGCTGGTGATCCCGCGCGGCGCGAAGCGGGCGTCTGCCCCGGCCAGCAAGCCGGCAAGCGGCACTTCCGGTTCGGCTTACGTGGTGAAAGACGGCGAAACGCTGAACGGTATCGCCAACCGCGCCGGGGTCTCGCCCGCCGCGCTCGCCGCCGCCAACAAGCTCACGCCGCCCTATGCCGTGCGCGTGGGGCAGAGGCTGACTCTGCCGCGCAGGAGCGCTGCGGCCGCCCCCGCCGCGAAACCGGCGGGCGAACGCCCCGCCCCAGCGCCCGCGTCCGCTAGGAGCGCGCTGCGGATCGATACCGAAACCAGCCATGTCGTCAAACCGGGGGAAACCTTCAATGGCATCGCCATCCGCACGGGCATTCCCCGTTCGGTTCTGGCGCAGGCCAACGGGTTGACCGCGCCCTACGTCGTCAAAGTGGGGCAAAGGCTGCGCATTCCGCGCCAGCGCACCCATGTGGTGGCCGAAGGGGAAACCGGCTTCGGCATCGCTTTCAAATACGGTGTGCCTTACGACGATATCCTCACCGCCAACGGGCTGGGCAAGGATGCGGTGATCAAGACCGGGCAGAAGCTGGTGATTCCGGCAATGGTCCACGATGCCCGGGCAAAGGAAGCGGCCAGGGCATCGCAGGAGGCGGCGGCGGCGGCCAGGGCCGCGGCGACCGACAGCGGATTCCGCTGGCCGCTGACCGGCAAGGTCATCACCCGCTTCGATGCGCAGGCGGGCCATCGCGGCATCGATATCGATGCCACGCTCGGCCAGGCCGTCGCGGCGTCCAAGGCGGGCAAAGTGATCTATGCCGGGGAAGAACCCGTACGCTATGGCAAAGTGGTGGTGCTGGAACACGATGGGCAATGGTACAGCGCCTATGCCCACCTGCTGTCCATCGGCGTGGCCAAGGGCGAAACCGTGAAAGCGGGTGATGTGGTCGGCCACGCGGGATCGAGCGGCGAAGCCACCCAGCCCCAGCTTCATTTCGAACTGCGTCAGGCGAACCGCCCGATCGACCCGTTGACCAAGCTGCCGTGA
- a CDS encoding potassium channel family protein has protein sequence MIPRLPRIHRVATLRRNVRLPVWADVALRLAAVLFLIFFVVLIHYWERQGLVDAHDGEVSFLDVVYFTMISITTTGFGDITPVSDKARLIEAVIVTPIRIAVLFIFVGTAYTFLIKRGWEKWRMARIQEQLTGHIVVLGFGVSGYESVSELIQRGTDPSDIVVMDPLESRLSVAAALGCNVIAGDATRNETLIDIRVANARAILVSAGRDDTSILIVLTVRHLAQHVPISVVVRAEDNELLAHRAGADNVINPVRFTGLLLAGSAQGTHVADYLSDLASVAGSVQLVERPVRTDEIGGSLSRLATGGLGVRLYRKRQAYGYWTPEAQDLQPGDTIVEIVHAEKDAPAGGQDAPQDAPAGT, from the coding sequence GTGATCCCTCGCCTGCCCCGCATCCACCGCGTGGCCACGCTCCGCCGCAATGTGCGGTTGCCGGTCTGGGCGGATGTAGCGTTGCGGCTCGCCGCCGTCCTGTTCCTGATCTTTTTCGTCGTCCTCATTCATTACTGGGAACGGCAAGGGCTGGTCGACGCTCACGATGGCGAGGTCAGTTTTCTCGACGTGGTCTATTTCACCATGATCTCGATCACGACCACCGGCTTCGGCGATATCACGCCGGTCAGCGACAAGGCGCGGCTGATCGAAGCGGTGATCGTCACCCCGATCCGCATCGCGGTGCTCTTCATTTTCGTGGGCACGGCCTACACTTTCCTTATCAAGCGCGGCTGGGAGAAATGGCGCATGGCCCGCATCCAGGAACAACTCACCGGCCATATCGTGGTGCTGGGCTTCGGTGTCAGCGGCTACGAATCGGTGTCCGAACTGATCCAGCGCGGCACCGATCCGAGCGATATCGTGGTGATGGACCCGCTCGAATCCCGCCTGTCCGTGGCGGCGGCGCTGGGCTGCAATGTCATCGCCGGCGATGCCACGCGCAACGAAACGCTGATCGATATCCGGGTCGCCAATGCCCGGGCCATTCTCGTTTCGGCGGGGCGCGACGACACCTCGATCCTGATCGTGCTGACCGTGCGGCACCTTGCCCAGCATGTGCCGATCAGCGTGGTGGTGCGCGCGGAAGATAACGAACTGCTGGCCCACCGGGCGGGCGCGGACAATGTCATCAACCCGGTCCGCTTCACCGGGTTGCTGCTGGCCGGGTCCGCACAGGGCACCCATGTCGCCGATTATCTGTCCGATCTCGCTTCGGTGGCGGGCAGCGTGCAACTGGTCGAACGCCCCGTCCGCACCGACGAAATCGGCGGCAGCCTGTCGCGGCTGGCCACCGGCGGCCTCGGGGTCAGGCTCTATCGCAAGCGCCAGGCTTATGGCTATTGGACGCCCGAAGCGCAGGATCTGCAGCCGGGCGATACGATCGTCGAAATCGTACACGCGGAAAAGGACGCCCCCGCCGGCGGGCAGGATGCGCCGCAGGACGCACCGGCCGGGACATAA
- a CDS encoding DUF1761 domain-containing protein, translating into MGPVNWMAVFVAALAALGVAGLWYGPLFGRAKLEAVGPGGMAARTSTARTAVVTVLLLLLTAAMMGHMFARVGTETLAVKPWLYFMMSGGLALFFVIPALALSYLHQRIATRLGVIDGGYWLVAYLAMGLVFWILG; encoded by the coding sequence ATGGGACCGGTAAACTGGATGGCGGTGTTTGTCGCGGCACTGGCGGCGCTTGGCGTGGCGGGGCTGTGGTACGGTCCGCTGTTCGGCCGGGCGAAGCTGGAGGCGGTCGGGCCGGGCGGCATGGCCGCGCGCACCAGCACCGCGCGCACGGCGGTGGTGACCGTGCTGCTCCTGCTGCTCACCGCCGCGATGATGGGCCATATGTTCGCGCGGGTAGGCACCGAAACGCTGGCGGTGAAACCGTGGCTCTATTTCATGATGTCGGGCGGGCTGGCGCTGTTCTTCGTGATTCCCGCGCTCGCGCTCAGCTATCTGCATCAACGTATCGCCACCCGGCTGGGCGTGATCGATGGCGGCTATTGGCTGGTGGCGTACCTCGCCATGGGGCTGGTGTTCTGGATTCTCGGCTGA
- the rimO gene encoding 30S ribosomal protein S12 methylthiotransferase RimO, translating to MATTIPQARRVGMVSLGCPKALVDSERILTKLRADGYAMSADYDGADVVLVNTCGFLDSAKEESLAAIGEAIAENGRVIVTGCMGNEADAIRARFPEVLAITGAHQYEAVVEAVHEAAPATQGPFVDLIPQQDVKLTPRHYSYLKISEGCNHACAFCIIPQLRGKLASRRIDAVLREAEKLVAAGTQELLVISQDTSAYGVDVRHEERTWKGHPVRTHMTDLARELGQLRTAEGRAPWVRLHYVYPYPHVDAVIPLMAEGLITPYLDIPFQHASPSVLRAMKRPANEAKVLERLKGWREICPDIAIRSSFVVGFPGETEDDFQYLLDWLDEAQLDRVGAFRFEPVEGAAANTLPDPVPEEVKEERYARVMEKTEAISAAKLAAKVGRTIPVIIDEVGEPDEDGDIGATGRSQADAPEIDGHVYLRNVPADLQPGAIIDVTIEEADAHDLFGAPA from the coding sequence ATGGCCACGACAATCCCCCAAGCGCGCCGAGTCGGCATGGTGAGCCTCGGCTGCCCGAAAGCGCTGGTAGACTCCGAGCGCATCCTGACAAAATTGCGTGCCGATGGCTATGCCATGTCGGCCGACTATGATGGCGCGGATGTCGTTCTCGTCAACACCTGCGGTTTTCTCGACTCCGCGAAAGAGGAAAGTCTGGCCGCAATCGGCGAGGCGATCGCCGAAAACGGGCGGGTCATCGTCACCGGCTGCATGGGCAACGAAGCCGATGCGATCCGGGCCCGCTTCCCCGAAGTTCTGGCGATCACCGGCGCGCACCAGTATGAAGCCGTGGTCGAAGCGGTGCACGAAGCCGCCCCGGCGACGCAGGGGCCCTTCGTCGATCTGATCCCGCAGCAGGATGTCAAGCTGACGCCGCGCCATTACAGCTATCTCAAGATTTCCGAAGGCTGCAATCACGCCTGCGCGTTCTGCATCATCCCGCAATTGCGCGGCAAGCTGGCCAGCCGCCGGATCGATGCCGTGCTGCGCGAGGCGGAAAAGCTGGTCGCGGCGGGCACGCAGGAATTGCTGGTCATCAGCCAGGACACCAGCGCCTATGGCGTCGATGTCCGTCATGAGGAACGCACGTGGAAAGGCCATCCCGTGCGCACGCATATGACCGATCTGGCCCGCGAACTGGGCCAGTTGCGCACTGCCGAAGGGCGCGCGCCGTGGGTGCGGCTGCACTACGTCTATCCCTATCCGCACGTCGATGCGGTGATCCCGCTGATGGCCGAAGGGCTGATCACGCCCTATCTCGACATTCCTTTCCAGCATGCCTCCCCATCCGTCCTGCGCGCGATGAAGCGCCCAGCGAACGAAGCGAAAGTGCTCGAACGGCTGAAGGGCTGGCGCGAGATCTGCCCCGATATCGCCATCCGCTCCAGCTTCGTCGTCGGCTTCCCCGGCGAGACGGAGGACGATTTCCAGTACCTGCTCGACTGGCTGGACGAAGCCCAGCTCGACCGGGTGGGCGCTTTCCGGTTCGAACCGGTGGAAGGCGCGGCGGCCAACACCCTGCCCGATCCGGTGCCGGAAGAAGTGAAGGAAGAACGCTACGCCCGCGTGATGGAAAAGACCGAGGCGATCAGCGCGGCCAAGCTGGCGGCCAAAGTCGGCCGCACGATCCCCGTCATCATCGATGAAGTGGGCGAACCGGACGAGGACGGCGATATCGGCGCCACCGGCCGCAGCCAGGCGGACGCGCCGGAAATCGACGGGCACGTTTACCTGCGCAATGTCCCCGCCGATCTGCAACCCGGGGCGATCATCGATGTCACCATCGAAGAAGCCGATGCGCACGACCTGTTCGGGGCTCCGGCCTGA
- a CDS encoding secondary thiamine-phosphate synthase enzyme YjbQ: MRQQTAVLDFQTAGRDLLEITGEVRRWVQVSGIRTGLLTLLCQHTSASLLINENAAPAVRRDLLRWLDRIAPESTAYEHDDEGPDDMPAHIKALLTGNSLTIPVDGGRPMLGTWQGIYLAEHRARPHRRTVAVHLLGA, translated from the coding sequence ATGCGGCAGCAAACGGCGGTGCTGGATTTCCAGACCGCCGGGCGCGATCTGCTGGAAATCACCGGCGAAGTGCGCCGCTGGGTACAGGTCAGCGGCATTCGCACCGGCCTGCTCACGCTGTTGTGCCAGCATACCTCGGCATCGCTGCTGATCAACGAAAACGCCGCGCCCGCGGTGCGCCGCGATCTGCTGCGCTGGCTGGACCGCATCGCCCCCGAAAGCACCGCCTACGAACATGACGACGAAGGGCCGGACGATATGCCCGCGCATATCAAGGCCCTGCTCACCGGCAACAGCCTGACGATTCCGGTGGACGGCGGGCGCCCGATGCTGGGCACATGGCAGGGCATCTATCTGGCCGAACACCGTGCCCGGCCCCATCGGCGGACGGTGGCCGTGCATCTTCTCGGCGCATAG
- the glk gene encoding glucokinase: MIELVAADIGGTHARFALAAIAPDGAIALGEVLTLRTDDYPGLPAAWRAFADHIGRPLPGAAAIAIAASLHGGLIRMTNNDWTVDQHTLAAELAVDRLTLVNDFAAVAHAVAHAGSDLLPALSGPDRPLPATGTVSVIGPGTGLGTASFHRFAGGYHVQDAEGGHIAFGPLDDVEDAILAHLRRRHARVSVERVVSGPGLAAIYETLAARERRSISPMPDRILWERGIAGEDALAVAAIERFCMILGSVAGDFALAHGADAVVIAGGLGLRLRQILPASRFAERFCDKGRYQAYMATLPVRLITHPQPGLYGAAAAFAGEHAIIPAQRA; this comes from the coding sequence ATGATCGAACTCGTCGCGGCGGATATCGGCGGCACCCATGCCCGTTTCGCACTGGCCGCCATTGCGCCTGACGGGGCGATCGCGCTGGGCGAGGTATTGACGCTGCGCACTGACGATTATCCCGGCCTGCCCGCTGCCTGGCGCGCTTTTGCGGACCATATCGGCCGCCCTCTGCCGGGCGCGGCGGCCATCGCCATCGCCGCCTCGCTCCATGGCGGCCTGATCCGCATGACCAACAACGACTGGACAGTGGACCAGCACACGCTAGCGGCGGAACTCGCGGTCGACCGGCTCACGCTGGTCAACGATTTCGCGGCGGTCGCCCATGCCGTGGCCCACGCGGGCAGCGATCTGCTCCCCGCGCTCAGCGGGCCGGACAGGCCGCTGCCCGCCACCGGCACGGTCAGCGTGATCGGCCCCGGCACCGGTCTCGGCACCGCATCCTTCCATCGCTTTGCCGGTGGCTATCATGTGCAGGATGCCGAAGGCGGGCATATCGCTTTCGGGCCGCTGGACGATGTGGAGGATGCCATCCTCGCCCATCTGCGCCGCCGCCATGCCCGCGTTTCGGTGGAACGGGTGGTATCGGGGCCCGGCCTCGCCGCGATCTACGAAACGCTGGCCGCACGCGAAAGGCGCAGCATATCCCCCATGCCCGACCGCATCCTGTGGGAACGCGGCATAGCCGGGGAAGATGCGCTGGCTGTTGCCGCGATCGAGCGGTTCTGCATGATCCTGGGCAGCGTAGCGGGCGATTTCGCACTGGCGCACGGGGCCGATGCGGTGGTGATCGCCGGCGGGCTCGGCCTGCGGTTGCGGCAGATTCTGCCCGCATCCCGTTTCGCGGAGCGTTTCTGCGACAAAGGCCGTTATCAGGCATACATGGCCACGCTGCCGGTGCGGCTGATCACGCATCCGCAACCGGGCCTCTATGGCGCGGCCGCCGCTTTCGCCGGGGAACACGCCATCATTCCAGCACAGCGAGCATAA